Genomic DNA from Candidatus Sulfurimonas marisnigri:
ATATCCCTACCATTACTGGTGCTACACTGACTGCTAGAGGTTTAGTGGATGGTTCAAGAGTCGCCTTTGCTTTTTATGAAGAGATTATAAAAGGTAAATAATGAAATTTACACTTATCAACAATATAGAAAAAGATAGTGCTATGAGTCTTATATTAAAAGGCTTTTTGATTTTTATATTTTTATATTTAATAGCAGATGTTTTAGTTATGAAATCAAGTTTTGGCATATCTATTGAAACAATTAATACAACACTTTTTGGTAACGAAGAAACATACGCAGACCCCTTAACAGAGTCTGCTTTTTTAGAGTTTTGGCATACACAAATATTTTTTATAATGATGGTTTTACTGACACTTAACGCTATATTTATTAGAGTTGCAAAAAGAAGTAGAGTTATTTTAACGAATATGCTTATGATTAGCGCAATAAGCTCTCTAATCTCATTAGCTCTAGCTTTTTACATGTCAAATATATTTGTAAATATATATTTATTCACTTTTTCAACTTGGCACGCAGTAGCTGTTTATATGATTTTCTACTCATTTTGGAAACTAAATGCAAAAAGTATATAAACTCTCCATACTTTACTATCTACTCTTTTCACTGCTTCTTATTGCAAGTTCTGTTATGTTGTTCGAGCAAAAAATAGGTTTTAGTTTTAACAATGTTTTAGATTATTACCTTGGCAATGAAGATAAGTTTATTCCTGCTAAAAACAGTGGTGCAATTTTAAAAACAATATTGCCGCATATCTTTGTATTTGGACTGATTACTATGGTTCTTACACACTTTTTAGTTTTTACAAGACTTCGCTACAAAAAGAGTACATTAATTCTAATTTATCTAACTTTTATAACTTCTTTTTTAGAGATGGCTACTCCATTTTTAATAGTTAACGGGTTTGAGTTTTTTGCTTACGTAAAGATACTATCTTTTTTTCTTTTCTTAGCGCTTATTCTATATATATCTTGGCTAATTTTTCACAGCATTGTTTACGAGTAGATTTTTTGTAAACTTAGATATATTTTCACTTATTATAATCTTCTTATCACACTGCATAACTATATAACCTACACCAAGAGAGTTTAAAAACTCATACCCTTTCTTAGTCGGCATTACGCTAGCAGCTGTAGCATAAGCGTCTAAATCAGCACTAGGCATACTTCCAATCAATGTTATAGATATAAACTTAGTTTGTGGTGCTTTTAGCTTTGGATTTATTAGGTGATTATTCTTAGTAGTTCCAACATATCTGTTATAGTTTCCGCTTGTTGTTATCCCCAAATCATTTTTACTTGTCTCAAATGATAGCAAATGACCTTCGCTAAATGGGTCTTGCACATGTAGCATACATGTAGAGAGACATCTTATATCTCCGCTAGCGCGAATAGTTGCATTTACAACGTCCTTATTTCTAAAATACTCTGCCACTTTATCAACAGCAAAACCTTTGCCCATTCCACCCAAATCAACCTGCATACCATATTCCATACAGGCTTTTTCTTTTTCTACATGTAGCCCTTGTATTTTAACTATTGCACCACTTAACTCTTTGCTTGTCGGCACTCTTTGTTCTTCTCCAAATTTGTAAAGTTTTTTAGTAACTGAACCAATTGTAATATCAAAATAGCCATCTGTCCGTTTATAATATCTTTGGCTTAGTGTGAGTGCTTCGTAGCTATACTTATCTAAACCTATTTTGAATAAATTTTTATTAAGTTGATAAATTATAGAATTTGGATTATATGAAGATATAGAATTGTCAACATCTTTTATGATATTAAAGGCATCTTCAATGTAGTTTTTATTTTCTTCTTCTACTGAGACAGTTACAAATGTTGACATAATTATTTGAGTGCGAGAGATTGTTTTAGCCTCTAAAGAGAGCACTAAAACAAAGAAAAGTAAAACTATTTTAGACATAAGCTATATATCAATTACCTCATTTACCTCTAATCCAAAACCGCCCAAACCTACAAACTCTGCCTGTTTTAGAGATGTAAGCAAGTTCATTTTAGAAATCCCTAAAGATTTTAAAATCTGAGCACCAGTTCCTATCTCTTTCATAGCAGCATTATCTTGATGATTTGTTTTATTTATAAATACTAGAACTCCACTGTTTAGTTTTAAATACTCTATAGAAGACACAAGATTATTATATTTTTTTTGATTCAAAAGAAGTTCTATATCTGGTACAACATTGTGAACTCTAACATTTGCAACAGCTCCGGCATTGTGAAATACAATAGCAGTATGTTCTACTTTATCGTGGTCTGTAAAAGTATGTTGCTTAACTTTAGTGCCAAAAAATTCCATTTCTTGAACATTAGTCTCATTAACAAGTCTCTCATTTGCTAAGCGATATTCAACAATATCAGATATGAAAACAGTTTTAAGATTATGCTTTTCACCAAAGATATCCAAATCATCACGTCTAGCCATCGTTCCATCTTCTTTAATGATTTCACATATAACAGAAGACTCACTAAGTCCCGCTAAACGGCATAAATCTACAGAACCCTCTGTATGACCTGTTCTTACTAGTGTACCACCATCTTTGGCGATAAGAGGGAAAATATGACCGGGCTTAACTAAATCATCAGCATGACTAATTGGATTTGCTAAAATCTTAATAGTATCATCTCTCTCAGAAGCAGATATACCGGTTAAAGCATTTTTTGCATCAACTGACACAGTAAAAGCTGTCTCATATGAAGATGTATTTGAACTTATCATTGGATTAAGCTCAAGTCTAGTAGCAATAGTCTTACTAAGAGCAACGCATATAAGTCCTCTCGCATGTGTTGCCATAAAGTTTACATGTGCAGGGGTTGAAAAAGCCGAGGCATAAACTAAATCACCCTCATTCTCTCTATCTTCATCATCACACATGATGACCATTTTACCCTTTTTAATCTCGTCAATTGCTTCTAGTACTCTTTGTATAGGTGTCATATATTTTCTCTTTGTGTGAATTAAATAATTTTTTTATTATATATAAAACTTATTTAAAAAGAGTTCAACTGCAACTATGAAACTTACTTTATTGGGAATATTCAAATTTAAGCCTATAACACTTGACAAATAGAAGTAAAAAACCTATAATTCCGCTCCATTAAACGCACTAGTTGCTTTTAATACGTGTCGCGGAATAGAGCAGTTCGGTAGCTCGTCGGGCTCATAACCCGAAGGTCGCAAGTTCAAATCTTGCTTCCGCAACCAATTTTATAATACAAATGATGGGGATTCGCCAAGTGGTAAGGCACTAGCTTTTGGTGCTAGCATTCACAGGTTCGAATCCTGTATCCCCATCCACAACTTTCAATGTCGCGGAATAGAGCAGTTCGGTAGCTCGTCGGGCTCATAACCCGAAGGTCACAGGTTCAAATCCTGTTTCCGCAACCAATCAAACACACTTTAAATCCCACGAACAAGTAATTTTATATATTAAGATCTAACTCAAACGATTTGTAATGAATCTTACTACTAAAAATACTAACATGCTAAATCCTATAATAACTGCTGCCAATGGTGCACTGTAACTAAGCCCATAACTATTGAACCTGTCAAATATAAGCACTGGTGTTGTCATTGGATGATAAACTAAGATAACTATTGCACCAAACTCTCCAAGGCCTCTACTCCACATCATTAAAGCACCATTTATTATGTCTTTTTTTGCATTAGGTATTGTAATTCTAAAAAATACATTAATAGGAGAAGCCCCTAATGTTCTTGCTGTTTTTTCAAGTTTGACATCTACTTTTCTAAATCCATCTTTTGCGCTATTTATTAAAAATGGAGCCGATAAGAACATCATAGCTATCATAATTCCGTACTCAGTGCCTATAAACTCTATTCCAAAAAATTTAAAAAACTCACCTATTTCAGTATCTCCAAAAGTTGTAAGAAGAGCTATACCTGCAGCAGTGTGAGGTATCATAACTGGAATATCTATTAATGACTCAACTAAACTTTTTCCAAAAAAATCATATCTTGCTATTACATAAGCAAGTGGCAAACCTGTAAAAAGTACAAAAACCATTGCCCACGCAGATACTTTCATAGTAAGGATAATAGAATCAATTGCTTCACCATCTTTTATAGTCTCTAGTAGCTTTTCACTTCCCACACCAATAAATATTTTAATGATAGGAATGCTTAGAAAAAACACTATAATAAGCGCTAAGACTATTAATGTAATGTTAAATAAATTGCTTTTGTTTATTGCTTTCACTGTACTTCCTTTTTTAATAATCTATATAAAACTAATATCTTTTTTATCAAACCCTATTTGGATTGTCTTTGTTCTATCTGTATAACACCCTTCATAGTCTCTTTTTAAAATTTTTATAAAAAACTGATGTTGCTTAACTTTTACAAAAAGTTTGTAATGGTCAACTATCCCCATACATTCATCAACTACTCCCTCAAAAATATAATCAGCTTGAATATCATCATCTTTAGATACTTTAATAACATTTGGATCCACAGAATAAACCTTTGTAGAAGATTCATATCCAAGCATTGTTGCCGGAAAAATATTTTTAAAACCTAAAAATTTTGCTACTTCTATATTTGCAGGGTGATTTAAAACATCTTTTGCAGCACCCACTTGTTTAATCTCTCCATCCATAATAATTGCTATTTTATCAGCCAAGTAAGAAGCCTCTCTAAAGTTATGCGTTACATGTATAGTAATAACGTTATATCTTCTATGAATGTCTTTTAAACTCTTCATAATCGCATTTCTAAATGTTGGGTCAATTGCACTTAATGGCTCGTCCAAAAGTAAAATTTTAGGTCTTGAAAATATAGCTCTTGCTATCGCTACACGTTGCTTCTCCCCACCACTTAAGTCTTGAGTATCACGCTCAAGCAAAGTTTCTAATTTTAAAAATTCAACTATATCTTTAAACAGTTCATCTGATTTTTCTATCTTTTTATATCTAGATGAGAACCTAATATTCTCTTGAACATTCAGATTTGGAAATAGTGCAAAGTCCTGATATACAAAACCGATATCTCTCTTTTCTGTTGCTACCAAAGAGATCTCTTTACCTTTATAAATTATATTTCCACTACATGTATTTAATCCGGCAATGGTCTCTAGTAACATAGTCTTTCCACTTCCGCTTTGACCAAGAAGAACAAAATACTCATTATTTTGTATATCTAGGTTTATGTCTTTAAGTGAAAAGTCACCTCTATTGCTTGATAGATTTTGTATTTTTAAATTATCCATTTTTTATTACTTTCCAATTATGGAAGCATCTCCGGTAATAATTGCTGGAGATACAACTCCCTGACCATTTTTAATCATAATCTCTTGACCTTGCTCTGAAAGTACAAAGTTTACAAACTTGATTGCACCTTCTTTGTTTGCTGGTGACTTTTTATTTTGTGCAACTGTAATGCCGTAAATCATTGCTCCACCTTTTTTAGTGATGAACTGACCTGGTTTTTTTCCACTTATGTCAAACGAAGCAGTTTCATAGAACTCTTTAAACTCATTGTCTTTTAAAGAGACTTGCTTTGGCAGAGTAATATACTTTAATCCATGTTGCTCGGCAACTGACTTGTATATGAAAAGATAATCATAAGCATTAGCTTCGATTAGTCCTAATAAATCTGTCTCTTTTGGTCTAACTATAACTTTGTTTCTATCTTCTTCACCAACTTCATATGAATCACCATATCCAAACAATTTATCAAAAAAACCTGGAGTTTTATAATGCTTTTCTGCAAGTATTGTTACTAATATTGACCTATATCCACATGGATCCATGTTTGGATTTGAGTGTCCAACTTTTACACCCTCTCTTAGAAAGATTTCTGGCCAGTTTTGTGCATTTATCTCATCAGCGTATTTAGCTTTTGAGGTATAAGCTATTGCCATCTCATTAGTCGCAAATTGTGCGTTAAATTTCGCATGGTTTGGAATAAGCAAGTTGTTTATTACATTGTAATCAGCACTAGCCATTACATCAGCAGCTTTACCGATTTCAGAGATTTTTCTAGCAGCTGCCCTACTTCCACTAGCTTCTCTTTGTACATCGTACTGTGGATATTTTGCTTCAAATACTTTTTCTATTTCTGCAAATGGAACAGCTAAACTACCAGCATGAAATACAGTTATTTTCTCTTTTGCTAAAACGTTTGATGCCAATAAAGCACTTAATACTAATGTTAGTAATATTTTTTTATTCATCTTATTTTCCTAAATTAAATAAATCTGTTTTATCTTTTGTATATAGGCAATTAAATTTAATTATCTTTACGCTCTCTTGTTCTGAGATTGAAGCTGTTGACTCATCTGTCACAAGAATACAATTGCTTACATGTAAGACTGTAATCATCCCTGAGCCATATTTATTATCTTGGGTAACTCTATACTCTCCATTTTTATAAAAGCCAAGTACAACATTTACTCGGCCAGCTTTTGTTTTAAAACTTTTGATATTTTTTGCAATATCAATGTCATGAAAAACGCTCAAAGAGCCTTGCATTTTATTTAAAACGGGAAGTGCAAATAGATGCATGTTTACCATTGCAGTTAGAGGATTTCCCGGTAAGCACATAACGAAAGTTTTTTTCATTTTCCCCATCATAATAGGACGACCCGGTTTTATATTTACTCCGTGAAATGCTATATCTAAACCATTTCTCTCGAAGGCCTCTGCCATAAAATCTGCATCTCCCATAGAGATACCGCCAGTTGTGATGATTACATCATAGTTTTTAAGAGTGTCTAAAAAAGAGATAGATTTTTCCAAAGAATCAGGCACAACGTTTGTATATGTAGCATCAAAACCTTTCTCTTTTAAAAGTGAGATAATTGCATAAGAATTACAGTTGTAAATCTCACTCTCGCTTGCATCTTCCCATGGTTCTTTTAGCTCGTTTCCAGTAGATACGACAGCTATCTTTAACTTTTTATATACACTGAGCATTGTTATACCTTGAGAGGCTAATATTGCAACCATAGCCGATGTAAAAACTTCACCTTTATTAAATAATGCATCTTCTAAAGCTTTTTCTTCACCTTTAAATCTTAAACATGAATTTTTTACAACTTTTTCTTTAATTGTAACCTCATCATTTTTGTACTCTACAACATCTTCTATAGGGATGATAGTATCTGCATCATTTGGTACTTTTGCACCTGTCATGATTTTATAACACTCATTTTCATTTAAACACTCTACTGTGTCTTCACCAGCTAAAATTGTTTTGACAACTTTAAGTTTTTTACCTGCATCTGTTGCTTTTATGGCAAAACCATCCATGGCAGAGTTATTAAAAGATGGTAGATTCTTTATACAGGAAATATCTTGTGCTAAAATTCTTCCAATAGAATCTTGTATATGAACTATCTCCTCTATGCCAGTAATCTCTGCTATTTCTAGTGACAAAGAAACAGCATCTTTAAAATCTAAATACTTATCCATGTAAAGCCTTTATCTGTCTGTAAGATTTACCTATTTTTGAAGCTACATGTAGAATCTCTTCACTGTTTAAATTTTTGCAAAAAGACAAAGATATAGCTTGTCTGCTTTGTAACTCTGTATAACCCATTGCTTGAATAATTCTAGAAGGACGAGAGAGACCTAAAGAGCACCCTTCCCCATTTGTTACAAAAATACTTGAAAGACTTAAGTTTCTTATTACTTCTCTCGCTTTAATCCCTTTAAGTCCAAAGTGAACAACATTATTTAGTGTTAAGTCTGAATCGACAAAGAAGATAATGTCATCTCCTAAACTCTCTTTTAAAGCATTGATAAACTCTTCTTTACATGTAACTGCTTCCTTGTCTTTGTTTATGGCATCTGTGATAAGCTTTAGTCCTACAGTATCAATGCTCGCTAAATTTTGCTCTTTAAATAGGTTATTATGAAGTAATATTGAGTGTGTGAAATAACCGCTAAGTTTATATGCATCAAAATAAGCCACGTCACAGTGATTAGCATCTAATGTTGCTGATATATTAGAGATAACAGTTCCACTAAAAACTTCTTTGACCTTTTGTAAATCAACCTTTACAAAAGTATCGATTATGTATGGTGAGACAAACAGATACTCCTCTTTTATAGAGCTAATCGCCTTGTAGTCAATTGTTCCATCAGGCATAAGGTTTACGTACGTAACACTAAAACCTAATGACTCATAAAGCTCGGCTGCTTGAACTACGGCTTCACTCTCACCAAGGCTTACGGCAATGTTTGATTTGAACTCCAGCATTAAACCTAAGAAACCTTCTTTTGAAAAAGAGAAACTATGTAAAGATGAAAAGTTAAACCTTGATGTTAAATCTTTACTCATCTCTTCAAATTTCACATTAGAATTTAAAGGCTCAATACTCAGCGTTTTTGATACTGATACATCATTTGCCTGAGGATAATTCAAACAGTTTAATTTATACACTTTGGCTCTCCTTTGTGCAATTTATAGTCTCTCCATCTGCCATAAAAATCTCTTCAAATCTTTTAGTTGAAAAATCTCTAACTTCTTTTTCTAAGAGTTTATACTTGAGTATAAGTTCTTTTGCTTTGGGTGTTAGTGCAGTTCCGCCGGAATCTCTTCCTTTTTTAACCACCACTAAGTCATCTTCAATATACTCTTGAAGTATCTTTATGTGAGACCAAGCTTTTTTATAGTTCATCCCAACTCTCTTGGAAGCTTCTGAGATAGAACCTGTTTCATCGATTAGTTCTAAGATTTGAGTTTTACCACCACCAAAGACTAGATGCTCATTGTCATCTTCTATCCAGGTCTTAACTTTTACTACCATGGTGAATCCTTGTTCTAAAACATCCAAGTTGACAATATATAACTTCAATGTCACTTTTTTTAGTAGTTGAACCAACTTTATTTAAAGAAAACTCTTGAGCTACCTCCCAGGCAGCACTACAATCTAGTTTTTTTTGGGCATTAGCTTTTGCAGATAATTTTTCATATATATCATCTCTTGCATCGCCAAAATCTTTACTGCCAAAAACACCAAGTTCGCAGTTGTCAATTCTGATACCATGTTTTTTAGTAAGCTCAGCTATCTCTTTTGGTTCTACATGTAGCTCTCTAGCCAATTTAAAAGCATCTAAACAATTAATCTTTCCATCATTATTTAGATATTGCTTTAAAATTTGCTCTATGTTATCCATGAACTCTTCCACTGTGTGTATATATGTTCATTTTTCTTCCTCTAGCAAAGCCTATAAGGGTTATTCCGTGTTTATTGGCTGTTTGTACTCCAAGGTATGTCGGAGCAGTTCTAGATACCACTATGGGGATTCTATGCATAACTGCTTTTACAACCATCTCAGAACTTAGTCTTCCACTAACAAATAAAACTGATTTTGTTGTGTCAAGTCCATCTATTTTGCACTTACCAACAACTTTATCTATTGCGTTGTGTCTACCTATGTCTTCGGCAGTTACAACACTTGTATCTTCTAAAAACAGCGTTGCTTTATGAACACAACCTGTCAGTGTATACAGTTCACTATCAGCATAGAATTTTTTTACTTCATCGCTAATAGTCTCAGGGCTAATCACAAAACTAGTTTGATTAAATGGAATTTCCAGACTTCCGGCAACATTACCGGTAATTCCTCCACCGCAACCGCTTACTAGTGTTTTTTCTTTATATAGGTTTTGTAGTGAGTCTGTATCAACTGCTGCTTTGATATCAACTCTTAAACCATCTTCACTTACCTCTATGAATTCTACATCACTGATTTGAGTGATTACATTTTCACTCATTAAAAAGCCAATTGCATGAGCCTTTTGATCTTTGGGTATACACATCATAGATATGATCTTTTCACCATTTAGGTAAACATTTAGTCTTGCTTCTTCAATAGTTACATCTTCTACTTCTGTTATCTCATCACCATTTACTCTGTCAATGATGATTGTTTTTAAATATTTACTATTTGACATTTTGTCCCCTCTCTTAACTATGCAAATTTTGCATATTTAAAGTCTTTAAAAAGAACACTCCACCAAAATGGAGGAATGAACTAATTAATATCTTAAACTTCACCTTTTTCTTTTAGCTCTCTATAATAAGAACTATGAAGAACTTCAACTTCTTCTTCTTCTTTATAACCGCTTATCATACTGTGGATAGCACCCTTAATCGCAAATACTGCCATGTAGATATGTACAAAGAAAAGAGCTAAAATAGCTAATCCTAAAACATTATGAACAATAGCACTTGCTCTTAAAAAGTCAATTTGAGAGATATGGTATGTATTTAGTATTTCAAATCTAAAGTCTTGAAAATACATAGCCACACCCGTAACTATCATTAAAAAGCCACCAAGAGTAGCTAACCAATACCAAGTTTTCTGCCCAGCATTAAATCTACCTGCAGGAACCGGCTTTTTGTCTTTATTCAAATAACCGCCTACTATCATTAGCCACTTAATGTCATCCCAATGAAGGAACATCCATCTCAGCCACATAAAAAACATAGGTACAATACTTACTATAAAAAGAAGTGTTGAGATTGCATGAATCTCTTTATTTACTCTTACAAATTCTCCACCACCAAAAGTACTACCAAACATCATAATTAGACCAGTAGGAATAAGTAAGATAAATGATATACCTGCGATAGTATGAATAACTCTATGAAACAGAGTAAATACATAAATTTTCTTTCTATCGTGAGAGAAAATCATTGGACCAATTACCAGATAATGTACAACGAATACAGCTGGTACTCCAAATAAAACACCCAAAAAAAGTGGTTTAAAATATGTACTTTGTAAAATAGTAAAATATTGCCCTAAATGTAATGAACCTTTTTTATCGTAACCTAGGATATTATCAATTAGATTATCACTCCATACTACACTTTCACTAGCACCAAATGCTAGTGAAGAGAGTGCGATAAGAGCGATTATGATATATTTAATTTTCATAATAATGTCCTATATCTTAGAACCATATGCTGTTGACCATCCATAAGGTTGTGTTTTTACGCCATGACCAACTGACAATACTCTTTCTCTATAGATAGCAGAGATTGCTTCTGAATCACCAACAAGTAATGCTTTAGTAGCACACATAGAAGCACAAACAGGAACTTTACCCTCTGCAATTCTATTTTGTCCATAAAGCTCTCTTTCTTTATGTGAGTTAGTCTCTTGGGGACCACCAGCACACATAGTACATTTATCCATTACGCCTTTTACTCCAAAAGCACCATCCTCTGGGAATTGAGGAGCACCAAAAGGACAAGCATATAGACAGTAAGCACAGCCAATACATTTTTCTTTGTCGTGTAAAACGATACCGTCTTCTCTGATATAAAAACAATCAGTAGGACAAACTTGCTCACAAGGAGCATCTGTACAGTGCATACAAGCAATAGATAAAGAGTATTCTAATCCAGCAATACCTTCATTCATAGCAATTACTTTTCTTCTATTGATACCTGCTGGTAACTCGTGCGCTTCCGCACAAGCTACAGAACAACCATCACAAGAAATACATCTATGCTCATCACAAAAAAACTTTAATCTTGCATTTTCACTCATAACCAACTCCTTACGCGTATTCTATGCGGCATAACCCGCCTTTAGTTTCAGGGATTTGAGTAATAATGTCATAACCATAGTTAGTAACAGTATTAGCACTCTCGCCCACAGCATAAGGTTTTGTACCATTTGGATACTTATGAGATAAATCTTCACCTTGAAAATGCCCAGCAAAATGGAATGGAATCCAAATCCTATCTTCACTAACTGCATGAGTGTACTTAGCTTTAACTTTTATTTTAGTACCTTCTGGCGAGTGAATCCACATCATTGAACCATCTTTAATTCCATATCTACCTGCTAAATCAGGATTGATTTGACAGAACATCTCAGGACTTAGGGCAGCTAAATATTTAGAAGCTCTATTTTCCATACCCGCACCATTCATATTTACAAGTCTTCCTGTTACTAGATTGATAGGGAAGTCTTTAGACCAATCTTGTTCAGTTTGCTTAGAAACATATTTAGTATCAACTCTGTAATGGTCTTTTTTATCCGCATACGATGGATACTTATCAGCCAAATCTTTTCTTGGAGAGTGTAAAGGCTCTCTATGCATTGGAATCTGGTCAGGGAATGTCCATACTTTAGCTCTCGCTTTAGCATTTCCATAAGGAGCCATACCTTGTTCCATACATTTTTGGGCAATAATATTTGAAGTATCAACTTTCCAGTTTTTACCAATTCTCTTTTTCTCGTCAGCAGTTAACTTAATACCAAGAACCTGCTCAATATTAGCAGCAGTTATCTCAGGATATCCATCTTTATTTGCAGAGTCTTTTGGAGCACTTCCTTTACCTGCAAGTAAATCTTGTCCATCATGCTCTAAGCCAAATCTATTTCTAAATCCCATACCACCTTCAGCAACACTTCTGTTGATATTGTATAATAATGGGCTACCACCATGAGTCTCTGTCCATACTGGCCAAGGTAAACCATAATATTCACCCTTCATCTTGCCATAACCTCGTCCAGAGATTTGATCAAACATATGCCAATTTTCAGTATGATTCTTGATTCTCGCAGCAGTCCAACCAGTTAAACCAATTGTTTTAATAATTCTTGCAATTTCATCAGTAGCATCTTCAGGCCATGTAAAATCTTTTTTATTCTCTTTAACTTTCATACCGGCTGTATACTCATCATAAAAACCGAGTCTTTTTGCCAGTTCAAACATAATGTCGTGGTCAGTTTTTGACTCATACATTGGTTCAACTACTTTTGATCTCCACTGAACTGACCTATTAGTTGCAGTTACAGTTCCAG
This window encodes:
- the fdhD gene encoding formate dehydrogenase accessory sulfurtransferase FdhD, producing the protein MSNSKYLKTIIIDRVNGDEITEVEDVTIEEARLNVYLNGEKIISMMCIPKDQKAHAIGFLMSENVITQISDVEFIEVSEDGLRVDIKAAVDTDSLQNLYKEKTLVSGCGGGITGNVAGSLEIPFNQTSFVISPETISDEVKKFYADSELYTLTGCVHKATLFLEDTSVVTAEDIGRHNAIDKVVGKCKIDGLDTTKSVLFVSGRLSSEMVVKAVMHRIPIVVSRTAPTYLGVQTANKHGITLIGFARGRKMNIYTHSGRVHG
- a CDS encoding formate dehydrogenase subunit gamma translates to MKIKYIIIALIALSSLAFGASESVVWSDNLIDNILGYDKKGSLHLGQYFTILQSTYFKPLFLGVLFGVPAVFVVHYLVIGPMIFSHDRKKIYVFTLFHRVIHTIAGISFILLIPTGLIMMFGSTFGGGEFVRVNKEIHAISTLLFIVSIVPMFFMWLRWMFLHWDDIKWLMIVGGYLNKDKKPVPAGRFNAGQKTWYWLATLGGFLMIVTGVAMYFQDFRFEILNTYHISQIDFLRASAIVHNVLGLAILALFFVHIYMAVFAIKGAIHSMISGYKEEEEVEVLHSSYYRELKEKGEV
- the fdh3B gene encoding formate dehydrogenase FDH3 subunit beta; amino-acid sequence: MSENARLKFFCDEHRCISCDGCSVACAEAHELPAGINRRKVIAMNEGIAGLEYSLSIACMHCTDAPCEQVCPTDCFYIREDGIVLHDKEKCIGCAYCLYACPFGAPQFPEDGAFGVKGVMDKCTMCAGGPQETNSHKERELYGQNRIAEGKVPVCASMCATKALLVGDSEAISAIYRERVLSVGHGVKTQPYGWSTAYGSKI